A genomic segment from Aspergillus puulaauensis MK2 DNA, chromosome 1, nearly complete sequence encodes:
- a CDS encoding uncharacterized protein (COG:G;~EggNog:ENOG410QDHV;~InterPro:IPR020846,IPR011701,IPR036259;~PFAM:PF07690;~TransMembrane:12 (i40-61o81-103i115-135o141-159i171-192o204-227i278-298o310-329i341-363o369-389i401-420o432-455i);~go_function: GO:0022857 - transmembrane transporter activity [Evidence IEA];~go_process: GO:0055085 - transmembrane transport [Evidence IEA]) — MASDASEPQAERDDAHQENNASNELSENEKQIEKKLVRKLDLLILPLIVLSFFLNCIDRANYGAARLQHLESDLHMSDSQFQTGFSVFYAGYLLFQVPSNMLLNYFGRPSWHMGISILAWGLVTSCTAAVNTYGGLVACRMLLGCVEAPLYPGIMFYLSKWYRKTELTLRISICLAAGLIATATGSLIAAGISSGLDGSHGLSAWRWVFLIEGIVSICGGFLFIAILPDFPHTWTALSPEATEVAIRRLTLEASQSDIDDDSMSLIDGLRLALLDKKLYIMIAINMCIIGAIGCQNFFPTMTATLGYNHIISLLLIAPPYFFTAIYSCIHSYLSDRSENRFWYMLYPAPIATAGFVIFMSPATSFGARYLSMFLMLFIYSINSTATAWIATSISRPPAKRAAAYGVVSMISNTSALWTPYTYRARDSPHFRLALGLVIGMVIAAVALSFLLRVILVRENGQLDEADRQRAVAEGTGIEKQGAFRYTV; from the exons ATGGCGAGCGACGCGTCTGAGCCCCAGGCTGAGCGTGACGATGCTCACCAGGAGAACAATGCCAGCAACGAACTCAGTGAGAATGAGAAGCAAATTGAAAAGAAGCTTGTTCGCAAGCTCGACCTCTTGATCCTCCCCTTGATTGTGCTGTCGTTCTTCCTCAACTGCATAGACCG GGCTAACTATGGCGCCGCTCGACTTCAACATCTAGAATCGGATCTCCACATGTCTGATTCGCAATTTCAAACCGGATTTAGCGTTTTCTACGCCGGATACCTTCTATTCCAAGTTCCTTCGAACATGCTGCTCAACTATTTTGGCCGGCCGTCATGGCATATGGGGATCTCGATTCTCGCTTGGGGCTTGGTGACTAGCTGCACAGCTGCAGTCAATACCTACGGCGGACTTGTGGCGTGTAGGATGCTTTTAGGTTGTGTCG AGGCGCCGCTATACCCCGGAATAATGTTCTATCTCTCG AAATGGTATAGAAAGACAGAGCTTACTCTCCGCATCAGCATATGCCTGGCCGCTGGACTCATTGCCACTGCAACTGGCTCCCTGATAGCCGCAGGAATTTCGAGCGGTTTGGACGGTTCTCATGGGCTTTCTGCGTGGCGGTGGGTGTTCTTGATTGAGGGCATAG TTTCCATCTGTGGAGGATTCCTTTTCATCGCTATTCTGCCAGATTTTCCACATACCTGGACTGCTTTGTCGCCCGAAGCGACAGAAGTCG CAATCCGACGGCTGACCCTGGAGGCCTCACAGAgcgacatcgacgacgacagcATGTCCCTCATCGATGGCCTTAGACTAGCACTGCTGGACAAGAAGCTGTACATCATGATAGCCATCAACATGTGCATTATTGGGGCCATTGGCTGCCAGAACTTCTTTCCCACAATGACAGCAACGCTAGGATACAACCATATAATCTCCCTTCTGCTCATCGCCCCTCCATACTTCTTCACAGCCATCTACAGCTGCATCCACAGCTACCTGAGTGACCGCTCAGAAAACCGCTTCTGGTACATGCTATATCCTGCCCCAATCGCCACCGCCGGAttcgtcatcttcatgtCGCCCGCCACCAGTTTCGGGGCCCGGTACCTCTCTATGTTCCTCATGCTGTTCATCTACAGTATTAATAGCACGGCCACCGCCTGGATCGCGACGTCAATTTCCAGACCCCCCGCGAAACGCGCCGCCGCGTATGGAGTCGTTAGTATGATCTCTAATACATCTGCGCTATGGACGCCCTACACCTACCGCGCCCGCGACTCGCCTCACTTTCGGTTGGCGTTGGGGCTTGTTATAGGGATGGTGATCGCAGCTGTGGCGTTGAGTTTCTTGCTTCGAGTGATACTTGTTCGCGAGAATGGGCAGCTTGACGAGGCGGATCGTCAGAGAGCAGTCGCCGAGGGAACTGGAATTGAGAAACAGGGGGCCTTCAGATATACAGTCTGA
- a CDS encoding uncharacterized protein (COG:S;~EggNog:ENOG410PZZV) has protein sequence MPMIWNAEADAKLFLGVLNQIRDANVKLDTKKLADFMGPDCIAGAVQNRLVRLKRKAEADMSGAVSASPAADGTETAAGTVEANGGAGEISTGSPKKRKAAPRKQKGDETPKKVKTEDDDEDML, from the exons ATGCCTATGATATGGAACGCCGAAGCAGACGCCAAG ctcttcctcggcgtccTAAACCAAATCAGGGATGCAAATGTGAAACTCGACACCAAGAAACTTGCCGATTTCATGGGCCCCG ACTGTATCGCTGGGGCTGTACAGAACCGCCTGGTCAGACTCAAGCGGAAGGCCGAAGCCGATATGAGTGGTGCggtctctgcttctcctgcgGCGGACGGTACTGAGACCGCTGCTGGGACTGTGGAGGCAAATGGTGGAGCAGGTGAGATCTCTACCGGATCTcccaagaagagaaaggcgGCGCCTCGTAAGCAGAAGGGAGATGAGACCCCTAAGAAGGTGAAGactgaggatgacgatgaggatatgCTTTGA
- a CDS encoding arylsulfotransferase family protein (COG:S;~EggNog:ENOG410PN61;~InterPro:IPR039535,IPR011047;~PFAM:PF14269;~SECRETED:SignalP(1-16)): MKLSALVALLPATIHAATPWPTHSFHTTPKTAPLLNVTKVGQTEPGLIFISPSTKNLGSPTIYSDNGDLIWLGPEGSKTFAYQPQYLHGEPVLTFWQGHTEKGFGYGHVSVLNASYHEIHRVTLPSTPSNKFVMPTNESYPSNIDIHESAITENGTMLVTAVNITQTDLSSVGGPKNGWVQDGIIYEIDIKTNDVLFRWSAVEHKKELPLDLVEYPIKDTGTSRSNAYEYPHLNSIAKYGDHYLVSSRYMCSIFLIDKNGDIVWLFHGQQGGTFNAPTNPDAKFCYQHDARIHRHLNAGQKNESLLLSLHNNANVESTTHKKTTTDQRFMLYPGNKTATLVSRTFDKEQPISAVSQGNYQSLARNGSGHYLAGHGSVAKFEEYDASGKLVMRGWFSNLNATTGTYTQTSYRAYRAQWTGKPSSVPDVVACKPARGEGNKVQVYVSWNGATDVAEWKILGGSKGEKVLDLVEKKGFETSVSVDVGFEKVDAIVVEALGGVGDGARSKPARVGSCSSV; encoded by the exons ATGAAGCTCTCTGCGCTTGTCGCCCTCCTCCCGGCAACCATCCACGCCGCCACACCCTGGCCAACACATTCATTCCACACCACCCCAAAAACAGCTCCATTGCTGAATGTCACAAAAGTCGGCCAGACAGAACCAGgcctcatcttcatttcGCCGTCCACCAAGAACCTCGGCTCCCCAACCATCTACTCCGACAATGGCGACCTCATCTGGCTCGGCCCAGAGGGCAGCAAAACATTCGCATACCAGCCGCAATATCTCCACGGCGAGCCCGTCCTCACCTTCTGGCAGGGCCATACTGAGAAAGGCTTCGGATACGGACACGTTAGCGTCCTGAATGCTTCATATCACGAGATCCATCGGGTCACGCTGCCCAGTACACCGTCCAACAAATTCGTCATGCCCACTAATGAATCTTACCCTTCAAATATCGACATCCATGAGAGTGCTATCACGGAAAATGGGACGATGCTCGTCACAGCCGTCAACATTACCCAGACTGATTTGTCGTCTGTCGGTGGGCCCAAGAATGGCTGGGTGCAGGACGGTATTATCTACGAGATCGATATCAAGACAAACGATGTCCTCTTCCGCTGGAGTGCCGTCGAGCATAAGAAGGAACTTCCCCTCGACCTTGTCGAATACCCTATTAAGGACACTGGAACCAGTCGCTCGAATGCGTACGAATATCCCCACCTGAATTCAATTGCAAAGTACGGCGATCACTACCTCGTTTCGTCCCGATACATGTgcagcatcttcctcatcgacaAGAATGGCGATATCGTCTGGTTGTTCCAC GGCCAACAAGGCGGCACATTCAACGCCCCCACCAACCCGGACGCCAAGTTCTGCTACCAGCACGACGCCCGAATCCACAGACACCTGAACGCAGGCCAAAAGAACGAATCGCTCCTCCTATCCCTCCACAACAACGCCAACGTCGAATCCACCACCCacaagaaaacaacaacagaCCAGCGCTTCATGCTGTACCCGGGCAACAAAACCGCAACGCTGGTCTCGCGCACCTTCGACAAGGAGCAGCCCATCTCCGCCGTCTCGCAGGGCAACTACCAGTCCCTGGCGCGCAACGGGAGCGGACATTATCTTGCGGGTCACGGATCGGTGGCGAAGTTCGAGGAGTATGATGCTTCTGGCAAGTTGGTGATGCGCGGGTGGTTTAGTAATTTGAATGCCACTACGGGCACGTATACGCAGACTTCGTACCGGGCGTACCGCGCGCAGTGGACGGGTAAACCTAGCTCGGTTCCTGATGTTGTTGCTTGCAAGCCTGCCCGTGGTGAGGGGAACAAGGTGCAGGTTTATGTGAGTTGGAATGGAGCGACGGATGTGGCCGAGTGGAAGATTTTGGGTGGTTCGAAGGGGGAGAAAGTtcttgatcttgttgagaagaagggatTTGAGACTAGTGTTtctgttgatgttggctTTGAGAAGGTAGATGCTATTGTGGTGGAGGCTCTCGGGggtgttggtgatggtgccCGCAGTAAGCCTGCGCGTGTTGGGTCTTGCTCGTCCGTCTAG